One window of Ziziphus jujuba cultivar Dongzao chromosome 5, ASM3175591v1 genomic DNA carries:
- the LOC107422446 gene encoding uncharacterized protein LOC107422446 produces MKRCKVQKLLCTRPASKPPLMLFKSVHSLSLSTFSSQKKTLSFSNHRIGSLRALDAHSHRYRLSLWYSSMITRCQDCSDPYRRDERVCSEKVGTDAIGFSEIQYEVESVRSLQVIAHC; encoded by the exons atgaaacgcTGCAAAGTTCAAAAGCTCCTGTGTACGAGGCCCGCATCGAAACCGCCTTTGATGCTATTTAAAAGcgttcattctctctctctctcaacattCTCGTCCCAAAAGAAAACGTTATCGTTTTCGAATCATAGAATAGGTTCTCTCCGTGCCCTAGACGCACACTCACATCGCTATCGTCTATCGCTATGGTACTCGTCGATGATAACACGGTGTCAAGATTGCTCTGATCCTTACAGACG AGACGAAAGAGTTTGTTCAGAAAAAGTCGGAACTGACGCAATCGGTTTTTCAGAAATACAATACGAGGTAGAGAG TGTCAGATCATTGCAAGTTATCGCCCATTGTTAG
- the LOC107422376 gene encoding rop guanine nucleotide exchange factor 1, which yields MESFSSEDDYDQLSERFERYSLSADVSESESSTNLSCPQYENDGAASSSFTSSPLAGLIFADNSLIPAPATGMLPVIGGRDLVIPAAKTERSETSLSEVELMKERFAKLLLGEDMSGGGKGVCTALAISNAITNLSATVFGELWKLEPLASQKKSMWLREMDWLLCVSDSIVELIPSFQEFPGGGTFEVMVTRPRSDLYVNLPALKKLDAMLLSILDGFHDSEFSYVDRGIIVGGAGNDETFPLSPSAGRPSVRQEEKWWLPFPKVPQNGLSDDGRKRLQQCRECTNQILKAAMAINSSVLAEMEIPNAYLQSLPKSGKACLGEIIYHYMTADKFSPEGLLDYLDFSSEYTTLEIANRIEASVHIWRQKNLKRHSVDAKSRKSSWGGKVKGFAGDMHRNKLLAYRAETLLQNLKMRFPGLPQTALDMSKIQYNKDVGQSILESYSRVMESLAFNIMARIDDLLYVDDATKQRTASESVSLYDQGRFGGTLPKQKRISPSPFSIQHTSCASPITLPASYPRNRIVGSPGERMKRSIRKRITADTLDEEFGKLTF from the exons ATGGAGAGCTTCTCGTCCGAAGATGACTACGACCAACTGAGCGAGCGCTTCGAGAGATACAGTCTTAGTGCCGATGTGAGTGAGTCCGAGAGCTCCACTAACCTTTCGTGTCCCCAGTACGAAAATGATGGCGCTGCTTCCAGTTCTTTCACCTCTTCGCCTCTTGCTGGCCTGATATTCGCCGACAATTCTCTCATTCCGGCGCCGGCGACGGGTATGTTACCGGTCATTGGTGGTAGGGACCTCGTCATTCCGGCAGCGAAGACGGAAAGGTCGGAGACGAGCTTGTCTG AAGTTGAATTGATGAAGGAGCGGTTTGCTAAGCTTCTGCTAGGAGAAGATATGTCAGGTGGAGGAAAAGGAGTTTGCACTGCTCTTGCTATCTCCAATGCCATCACCAATCTTTCTG CTACCGTGTTCGGGGAGCTATGGAAGTTAGAGCCTTTGGCTTCACAGAAGAAGTCAATGTGGCTCAGAGAAATGGATTGGCTATTATGTGTAAGCGATTCTATTGTTGAGCttataccatcattccaagaaTTTCCTGGCGGTGGCACATTTGAGGTTATGGTCACTCGGCCACGCTCAGACCTATATGTAAACCTTCCGGCTCTCAAAAAGCTTGATGCAATGCTGCTTAGCATTCTTGATGGATTCCACGATTCTGAGTTTTCTTATGTTGACCGTGGGATAATTGTTGGTGGTGCTGGTAATGATGAAACATTTCCTCTGTCTCCATCTGCTGGAAGGCCCTCAGTTAGGCAAGAAGAGAAGTGGTGGCTCCCATTTCCTAAGGTCCCCCAAAATGGATTGTCTGATGATGGGAGGAAGAGATTGCAACAATGTAGAGAATGCACGAATCAGATCCTTAAGGCTGCCATGGCAATCAATAGTAGCGTTCTGGCAGAGATGGAAATCCCAAATGCTTACTTACAGAGCTTGCCTAAG AGTGGAAAAGCTTGTTTAGGTGAGATTATATATCATTACATGACAGCAGATAAGTTCTCCCCAGAGGGTCTTCTTGATTATTTAGACTTCTCGTCAGAATACACCACCCTAGAAATCGCAAACAGGATTGAGGCTTCTGTGCACATTTGGAGGCAAAAGAATCTGAAACGGCATTCAGTTGATGCAAAGTCTCGAAAGTCATCCTGGGGTGGAAAGGTCAAAGGTTTTGCTGGTGACATGCATAGAAACAAGCTTCTTGCATATCGGGCAGAGACccttttacaaaatttaaagaTGCGGTTCCCTGGCCTCCCGCAAACTGCTCTGGATATGAGCAAGATTCAGTATAACAAG GATGTGGGACAGTCAATCCTTGAAAGCTATTCCAGGGTGATGGAAAGCTTAGCCTTCAATATAATGGCAAGGATTGATGATCTCCTGTATGTAGATGATGCCACAAAACAACGCACTGCTTCAGAATCAGTGTCTCTATATGACCAGGGAAGATTTGGCGGTACTCTTCCTAAACAAAAGCGGATATCACCAAGCCCTTTCTCAATTCAACACACTTCTTGTGCCTCTCCAATTACATTACCAGCATCCTATCCTCGCAACCGAATAGTTGGAAGCCCAGGTGAAAGAATGAAACGTTCCATAAGGAAGCGTATCACAGCCGATACACTGGATGAGGAGTTTGGAAAACTAACTTTCTAA
- the LOC107422824 gene encoding probable alpha-amylase 2 has protein sequence MGYLNNGSQESNQQNDIGAVVQRGREILLQAFNWESHKYDWWRNLERKVPDIAKSGFTSAWLPPPTHSFSPEGYLPQNLYSLNSSYGSERLLKNLLQKMNQIQVRAMADIVVNHRVGTTRGHGGRYNRYDGIPLSWDERAVTSCTGGLGGRSTGDNFHGVPNIDHSQHFVRKDITAWLQWLRHDVGFHDFRFDFARGYSAKYVKEYIGGAKPLFSVGEYWDSCNYNGHGLDYNQDSHRQRIINWIDTTGQLSTAFDFTTKGILQEAVKGQYWRLRDPQGKPPGVIGWWPSRAVTFIDNHDTGSTQAHWPFPSNHVIEGYAYILTHPGIPTVFYDHFYDWGDSMHDQIVKLMGIRKHQDIHSRSSIRILEAQPNLYSAIIGEKVCMKIGDGSWCPAGREWTLATSGHRYAVWQK, from the exons ATGGGTTACCTTAACAAT GGCTCCCAAGAAAGTAATCAGCAAAATGATATCG GAGCAGTGGTGCAACGTGGAAGGGAAATTCTTCTTCAG GCATTCAACTGGGAGTCTCATAAGTATGACTGGTGGAGAAATTTAGAAAGAAAGGTTCCTGATATTGCAAAATCTGGATTCACATCAGCATGGTTGCCACCACCAACCCATTCATTCTCTCCTGAAG GTTACCTTCCTCAGAACCTCTATTCCCTCAATTCTTCATATGGTTCAGAGCgtttgttaaaaaatttacttCAAAAGATGAATCAAATTCAAGTTAGAGCAATGGCTGACATAGTTGTCAACCATCGGGTTGGTACTACTCGAGGACATGGTGGAAGGTATAACCGTTATGATGGAATTCCACTGTCATGGGATGAGCGTGCTGTCACATCTTGTACTGGTGGATTG GGTGGTCGAAGCACTGGGGACAATTTTCATGGGGTTCCAAATATTGATCATAGCCAACATTTTGTTCGAAAGGATATTACAGCATGGCTCCAGTGGCTACGCCATGATGTTGGCTTTCACGATTTTCGTTTTGATTTTGCGAGGGG TTATTCTGCCAAATATGTGAAAGAATACATTGGGGGAGCAAAGCCACTATTTTCTGTTGGGGAGTATTGGGATTCTTGCAACTACAATGGTCATGGCTTGGACTACAACCAag ATAGCCATAGACAGCGTATAATTAATTGGATTGATACCACAGGACAGCTTTCAACTGCATTTGACTTCACAACTAAGGGAATTCTTCAG GAAGCAGTTAAGGGACAATACTGGCGTCTACGTGATCCCCAGGGAAAGCCACCAGGTGTAATTGGATGGTGGCCTTCTAGGGCTGTCACATTTATAGATAATCATGATACAGGCTCAACACAG GCTCATTGGCCCTTCCCCTCTAATCATGTCATTGAG GGTTATGCATATATCCTGACGCACCCGGGGATACCAACAGTTTTCTATGACCATTTTTATGATTGGGGCGACTCTATGCATGACCAGATCGTCAAACTG ATGGGCATTCGGAAGCATCAGGACATTCATAGCCGATCATCTATTAGGATACTGGAGGCCCAGCCTAATTTGTACTCTGCAATAATTGGGGAAAAAGTATGCATGAAGATTGGAGATGGTTCGTGGTGCCCTGCCGGCAGGGAGTGGACACTTGCAACTTCTGGCCACAGATACGCAGTATGGCAGAAGTAG